One genomic window of Boudabousia tangfeifanii includes the following:
- a CDS encoding S-layer homology domain-containing protein, whose amino-acid sequence MSKSTSVRKFGISAVALAMLATVGFTPIASAADPVEENPATFSIVPKGINYQSDKLRPEKAERSQETIQKLSKYGFETKTNSTRCGTAPKLDERDKTRMIETWNAIRSMAGVPTLVGAPSNDARWRGAQEGAFSMSISGTISHGLDPAKDFKCRTPGGVEATGSSNIAAGHYGPADVLIDYMHDYGHPSVGHRLNMLNPAIKKTTFGVVNKVSTLGTLPGAADLDYSVPFKNPVFWPAPGYIPKNLMTSGWSISTKSGWDATGLKMNQPTSLKELSGNSFRTVAVNQKEAKPIDSQYMSSASSQVSHVRTEALRLPEKLNTDIVKTFLAKFPTNKGTFVYPVKVFENLKTFEAPKWHVGYKRAADNLKFHLRATPGTQVRAFVKRGAKGDWELLTKLGKEADQWLKVTTYSDRPDFNLDLNGYGLKAGDLVKLVAENDLGMHDRGIVLVQPREVVLVTSNWKGKSNFKDLAPKDLFYSEINEAKVNGITTGYPDKTFRPLANVERLAVMAFLYRMAGSPEVKLPNTSPFADVPRNSPWFKAIYWGYSNKITTGWVRNGKRYFEPRSPIARNAMAAFMFRFAKQFPNRVQPEMVTLPFLKTTPSRLKDISGDYFINQIRWLERAKITTGFADKGNTRTYRPLEPVHRDAMIAFLYRLQRNHLKDNKVVTIK is encoded by the coding sequence ATGTCGAAATCAACCTCAGTTCGTAAGTTTGGGATCAGCGCAGTCGCGCTTGCCATGCTCGCAACCGTTGGATTTACTCCAATCGCTAGTGCCGCAGATCCCGTTGAAGAAAATCCTGCAACTTTTAGCATTGTGCCCAAAGGGATCAACTACCAGTCAGACAAGTTGCGTCCAGAAAAAGCAGAACGCTCACAAGAAACGATTCAAAAACTCTCAAAGTATGGTTTTGAAACTAAAACTAATAGCACTCGCTGCGGCACCGCTCCGAAGCTTGACGAAAGAGATAAGACCCGAATGATCGAGACTTGGAACGCAATCCGTTCCATGGCTGGTGTTCCTACTTTGGTTGGTGCCCCAAGTAACGATGCTAGATGGCGTGGTGCACAGGAAGGCGCTTTTTCCATGTCGATTAGTGGCACTATTTCTCACGGTCTAGATCCGGCAAAAGACTTTAAATGCCGCACTCCTGGTGGGGTGGAAGCAACTGGTAGTTCCAATATTGCTGCCGGGCATTACGGTCCAGCTGACGTTCTTATCGACTATATGCACGATTACGGCCACCCAAGTGTGGGTCACCGCCTTAACATGCTAAATCCAGCCATTAAGAAGACCACTTTCGGAGTGGTTAACAAGGTCAGCACTTTGGGAACCCTACCCGGAGCGGCCGACTTAGATTATTCCGTTCCATTTAAAAATCCAGTGTTTTGGCCAGCACCGGGATATATTCCTAAGAACCTGATGACTAGCGGTTGGAGCATCTCAACCAAATCCGGTTGGGACGCCACCGGACTAAAGATGAATCAGCCTACCTCCTTGAAAGAATTGAGCGGCAATAGTTTCCGTACCGTTGCGGTTAATCAAAAAGAAGCGAAACCTATCGATTCCCAGTACATGTCGAGCGCGAGTTCACAAGTTTCCCACGTGAGGACTGAGGCTCTTCGTCTTCCCGAAAAGCTGAATACAGACATTGTCAAAACTTTCTTAGCGAAGTTCCCGACTAACAAGGGCACTTTCGTTTACCCCGTGAAGGTGTTTGAGAACCTTAAGACTTTTGAGGCACCAAAGTGGCATGTGGGTTACAAGCGTGCCGCCGACAATTTGAAGTTCCATTTGCGAGCTACCCCAGGCACTCAGGTGCGCGCATTCGTGAAACGGGGCGCGAAGGGCGACTGGGAACTCTTAACCAAGTTGGGTAAAGAGGCAGACCAGTGGCTGAAAGTCACTACCTACAGTGATCGTCCCGATTTCAACCTCGATCTCAACGGCTACGGTTTGAAAGCTGGCGACCTGGTGAAACTGGTCGCGGAGAACGACCTCGGCATGCATGATCGAGGGATTGTGCTGGTGCAGCCGCGTGAAGTAGTGTTGGTTACTAGCAATTGGAAGGGGAAGTCCAACTTCAAGGATTTGGCTCCAAAAGACCTGTTCTACTCCGAGATTAACGAAGCGAAGGTAAACGGTATTACCACCGGTTACCCTGATAAGACTTTCCGCCCACTGGCAAACGTGGAGCGCCTCGCGGTAATGGCTTTCTTGTACCGGATGGCCGGCTCACCTGAGGTGAAACTGCCGAATACATCCCCGTTCGCGGATGTGCCTCGCAACAGCCCGTGGTTTAAGGCTATTTACTGGGGTTACTCGAACAAGATCACCACTGGTTGGGTCCGGAACGGTAAGCGCTATTTTGAACCGCGTTCACCGATTGCCCGTAACGCCATGGCAGCTTTCATGTTCCGTTTCGCCAAGCAGTTCCCGAACCGAGTCCAGCCGGAAATGGTGACTTTGCCATTCTTGAAGACCACCCCGAGCCGACTGAAGGACATTTCGGGTGACTACTTCATCAACCAGATTCGCTGGCTCGAACGCGCCAAGATCACTACCGGTTTTGCCGATAAAGGTAACACTCGCACCTACCGCCCATTGGAGCCGGTTCACCGTGATGCCATGATTGCCTTCTTGTACCGCTTGCAACGCAATCACCTCAAGGACAACAAGGTAGTCACGATTAAGTAA
- a CDS encoding pentapeptide repeat-containing protein: MASPVCHFCKSLEKASVYLSSKRKKVKRQEKNGGIPQTSLGLDICCWSIRSLLLLFASLLFWRWFMGSGSDPKAVSTAAISTTGGLGGVIYLVQRYRDIQMKERMEKIELDKLPHLRYQEAVELLSSDNVLSRISAVLKLEYLANERLAADKNCPMPQQIVNILCAYLRNSSSFEIYAPITEFSRKRLKQLRKEKSAILNFDFEKWPDELSAECDQTVQQTIVQVIANNTRPRIINEAKTGGKDEKTGEGNGASVEEEKGKWSSLNFDLHETVFACPLHWENCVFEGKVEFWGAIFRRSVYFTNIVFNDVNFNGCTFFGRFIISNAKLVNATFQGKGKFIKWHPDIKGAENTKDFSAAISERVSNSDCKVNYDEDAVEKPLLYRDAKSIFKNFTDKQQQ, translated from the coding sequence TTGGCATCTCCAGTGTGTCATTTTTGTAAAAGCTTAGAGAAAGCATCCGTATATTTAAGTTCAAAGCGGAAAAAAGTAAAGCGTCAGGAAAAAAATGGTGGCATTCCTCAGACCAGTTTAGGACTTGATATTTGTTGCTGGTCTATTAGATCTTTATTGCTTTTGTTCGCATCACTTTTGTTTTGGCGATGGTTTATGGGTAGTGGTTCAGATCCCAAGGCTGTTAGCACTGCAGCTATCAGTACTACCGGTGGATTGGGTGGTGTTATTTATTTGGTGCAGCGTTATCGTGATATCCAGATGAAAGAACGAATGGAGAAGATCGAACTCGATAAATTGCCTCATTTGCGTTATCAGGAAGCAGTTGAGCTATTGAGTTCTGATAATGTGCTTTCTCGGATAAGTGCGGTGTTGAAACTCGAATATTTGGCAAACGAGCGATTAGCAGCTGATAAAAACTGTCCAATGCCTCAGCAGATTGTGAATATCCTATGCGCGTATCTGAGGAACTCATCTTCGTTTGAAATTTATGCTCCCATAACGGAGTTTAGTCGAAAACGATTGAAACAACTGAGAAAAGAGAAGAGTGCGATCTTAAACTTTGATTTTGAAAAATGGCCTGATGAGCTTAGTGCAGAATGTGATCAGACTGTGCAACAAACGATTGTGCAAGTCATCGCGAATAATACAAGACCGAGAATTATTAATGAGGCTAAGACTGGTGGAAAAGATGAAAAAACAGGGGAAGGGAATGGCGCTTCCGTTGAGGAAGAGAAAGGAAAGTGGTCATCTTTAAATTTTGATTTACACGAAACTGTCTTTGCTTGTCCACTCCACTGGGAAAACTGTGTTTTTGAAGGAAAAGTAGAGTTTTGGGGTGCCATATTTCGTCGTTCTGTTTATTTCACAAACATAGTTTTTAATGATGTGAACTTTAATGGTTGTACATTTTTCGGACGTTTTATTATTTCGAACGCGAAGCTTGTTAACGCTACTTTTCAAGGAAAAGGAAAATTTATTAAGTGGCATCCCGATATCAAAGGCGCAGAGAACACTAAAGATTTTTCTGCAGCTATTAGTGAGAGAGTGTCTAATAGTGATTGCAAGGTCAATTACGATGAAGATGCAGTTGAAAAACCCTTGCTTTATCGAGATGCCAAATCAATCTTCAAGAATTTTACTGATAAACAGCAGCAATAA
- a CDS encoding S-layer homology domain-containing protein: protein MRSRSLVAIAATTGLAISGLLPALTPMVTGENSVPAAQAATKIVVASAKARGGKFVDVPANMFLSGEMAWLADKGISTGWPAGNNQRAYRPLINIERQAMAAFLYRMAGIKNYQAPATSKFADVPTNHPFYQQISWMASTGITTGWVRDGKRYFNPDGPVNRDAMAAFIYRFAGKYPAKVSKAVRSVTKNFNPSGTVFADVTKGTDFAKEMEWLRRTLISTGWPGSNGKRYYRPVTPIHRDAMAAFLYRLQNNKLVNIPPRKANLAKGKNWLKQSCRSSPDEINCNRPLPLNVDTAAALNQYKNLTKLRLRVSDKHEVSNDFVLKLSSLKLLQLSAYYNDKKVHPFPNIKHLPKLEKLYLTDMNGHPYPVAKVPAFYAPNLKDFDIHRSYITLKRLPLTKVEAFKAPKLEHFKIDGASISSLPKLNLPKLRGLYLTDNKLSRLPDISAMPSLEKAYFTDNPIRNVANARLPRNLKTLGLQRNQLTSFSGLRSGSLEYLYLTGNQIRTVDTRSINLPRLKRLEMADNKLRRLPTLVFPSLQTLDVSRNYLKLKPVVKTNYKYLHILWGGQHV from the coding sequence ATGCGTTCGCGTAGTTTGGTGGCTATTGCTGCTACGACCGGTTTAGCAATCTCAGGTCTACTCCCCGCCCTTACCCCCATGGTTACTGGCGAAAACAGCGTCCCTGCAGCCCAGGCAGCAACCAAAATCGTTGTTGCCTCAGCCAAAGCTCGTGGCGGCAAATTCGTTGACGTACCAGCAAACATGTTCCTCTCAGGAGAAATGGCCTGGCTAGCAGACAAAGGCATCTCCACCGGCTGGCCCGCAGGAAACAACCAACGCGCCTACCGCCCCCTAATCAACATCGAACGCCAAGCCATGGCAGCCTTCCTCTACCGCATGGCTGGCATCAAAAACTACCAAGCACCAGCCACCTCCAAATTCGCTGACGTACCAACCAACCACCCCTTCTACCAGCAAATCTCCTGGATGGCCTCAACTGGCATCACCACCGGCTGGGTACGAGATGGCAAACGCTACTTCAACCCAGACGGGCCAGTAAACCGCGACGCCATGGCCGCCTTCATCTACCGCTTCGCAGGCAAATACCCAGCCAAAGTATCCAAAGCAGTACGATCCGTAACCAAAAACTTCAACCCCTCAGGCACAGTCTTCGCTGACGTCACCAAAGGCACCGACTTCGCCAAAGAAATGGAATGGCTACGCCGCACCCTAATCTCCACCGGCTGGCCAGGAAGCAACGGCAAACGCTACTACCGTCCAGTCACCCCCATCCACCGCGACGCCATGGCCGCCTTCCTCTACCGCCTACAAAACAACAAACTAGTAAATATCCCACCGCGGAAGGCCAATCTAGCTAAAGGAAAAAACTGGTTAAAGCAAAGCTGCCGGAGCTCCCCTGACGAAATCAATTGCAATCGTCCATTGCCGCTAAACGTTGACACTGCAGCTGCTCTAAACCAGTACAAGAACCTCACCAAATTGCGGCTCCGGGTGAGCGATAAGCACGAAGTTAGCAACGATTTTGTCCTGAAACTCAGTAGCCTGAAGTTGCTACAACTATCGGCATACTACAACGATAAGAAGGTTCACCCCTTCCCGAACATTAAGCATCTACCAAAGTTAGAAAAACTGTATTTGACGGATATGAACGGTCACCCCTACCCAGTGGCTAAAGTTCCCGCTTTCTATGCACCGAATTTGAAAGACTTTGATATTCATCGCTCGTACATCACCCTTAAGCGGCTACCACTAACAAAGGTTGAAGCCTTCAAAGCACCAAAGCTTGAACACTTCAAGATCGATGGGGCCAGCATTAGCTCCCTGCCGAAGCTCAACCTGCCGAAGTTGCGCGGGCTCTACCTAACTGACAATAAGCTATCTCGCCTGCCGGATATTAGTGCGATGCCATCACTTGAAAAAGCATATTTCACTGACAATCCGATCCGGAATGTCGCTAATGCGCGTCTTCCTCGGAACCTAAAGACGCTAGGTTTACAGCGCAATCAGTTGACCAGCTTTAGCGGTCTTCGCTCTGGTTCCCTTGAATACCTTTACCTGACCGGCAACCAAATTCGCACAGTAGATACTCGAAGCATCAACCTACCAAGATTGAAGAGGCTGGAAATGGCCGACAATAAACTTCGTCGCCTGCCAACCCTTGTGTTCCCTTCACTTCAAACACTTGATGTTTCACGAAACTACCTGAAACTCAAGCCAGTAGTTAAAACCAACTACAAGTACTTGCACATTTTATGGGGCGGTCAGCACGTCTAA
- a CDS encoding AAA family ATPase produces MGTDQTKSKLAQITLANYGPFGETTACFSPALNVLVGNNAMGKSLFLKLLYASATALSCPDLQPEQLADCLAQKLVSVCRPTGGELSRLVSRHEGTDSAQIQLDFTPEAPHTTTGDSNQKAPLAAARDFQSLAFTIPATPQTPPLSVTSVPPFSPATSPVYLPSQEVISFLPGFLDALKQVPLPFPQTWTDAAKALSARALANPPSPSSSADKALTELEGVLGGRVTQGETGEFFLSTPTGQTEMPLVAEGMRKLASLAQLILNGAVGPGSCLFWDEPEANLNPSALQALCRALFFLAEGGTQLFVSTHSLFVLRELDLLSSQSRVPIRYVSLERSLAEGGDSGVELAAFDTLDDLESIASLDAELEQASRYLR; encoded by the coding sequence ATGGGAACCGATCAAACTAAATCAAAACTGGCTCAAATCACCCTGGCAAACTACGGCCCATTCGGCGAAACCACGGCTTGCTTCTCCCCCGCCCTAAACGTGTTGGTTGGCAATAACGCGATGGGCAAATCACTGTTCTTAAAACTTCTGTACGCCTCAGCAACCGCCTTGTCTTGCCCCGACCTGCAGCCAGAACAACTGGCTGACTGTCTAGCGCAGAAACTAGTGTCGGTTTGTCGCCCCACGGGTGGGGAACTGTCCCGCTTGGTCAGTCGCCATGAGGGTACCGACTCTGCTCAGATCCAGCTTGATTTCACGCCAGAAGCGCCACACACCACCACCGGCGATAGCAACCAAAAGGCACCTCTAGCCGCCGCCCGAGACTTTCAAAGCTTGGCATTCACCATTCCAGCCACACCACAGACTCCCCCATTATCGGTAACCTCAGTCCCGCCCTTCTCGCCGGCTACTTCCCCGGTGTATTTGCCTTCGCAAGAGGTGATCTCTTTCCTGCCTGGTTTCTTGGACGCTCTAAAGCAGGTGCCGTTGCCGTTTCCGCAGACTTGGACTGACGCGGCAAAAGCTTTGAGTGCGCGCGCATTGGCTAACCCGCCCTCGCCCTCGTCCTCGGCTGACAAAGCCTTGACAGAGCTGGAAGGTGTGCTGGGTGGTCGGGTGACCCAAGGCGAAACTGGCGAGTTTTTCTTGTCGACCCCGACCGGTCAGACGGAGATGCCGCTGGTGGCGGAGGGGATGCGCAAACTGGCCTCGCTGGCGCAACTGATTCTGAATGGGGCCGTGGGCCCGGGCTCGTGCCTGTTTTGGGATGAACCGGAGGCGAACTTGAACCCGTCAGCCCTGCAGGCCCTGTGCCGCGCTCTGTTCTTCCTGGCCGAGGGCGGCACGCAACTTTTCGTCTCCACGCATTCGCTGTTTGTGTTGCGGGAACTGGATTTGCTTTCGTCCCAATCTCGGGTGCCGATCCGCTATGTTTCCTTGGAAAGGTCGCTGGCCGAGGGCGGGGATTCTGGCGTCGAGCTGGCGGCTTTCGACACTTTGGACGACCTCGAGTCGATCGCTTCGCTGGATGCCGAGTTGGAGCAGGCTTCGCGCTATTTGCGGTGA
- a CDS encoding leucine-rich repeat domain-containing protein, whose amino-acid sequence MRSRSLVAIAATTGLAISGLLPALTPMVTGENNVPAAQAATKIVVASAKPRGGKFVDVPANMFLSGEMAWLADKGISTGWPAGNNQRAYRPLINIERQAMAAFLYRMAGIKNYQAPATSKFADVPTNHPFYQQISWMASTGITTGWVRDGKRYFNPDGPVNRDAMAAFIYRFAGKYPAKVSKAVRSVTKNFNPSGKVFADVTKGTDFAKEMEWLRRTLISTGWPGSNGKRYYRPVTPIHRDAMAAFLYRLQNNKLETAPAAKPKPAPAKPKPAPAKPKPKPAPAKPKPKPVKPKPVFKKGNPDIGAKWISDSCSTITPTKIVCDDSMPLNEHTAAAFNEYTDLQELRLTSHVEHDSSKDFVLKLPKLQSLEIYSEKDDWIARPFPNINYLPSLETLDLSNADDYGYRVTEVPAFNAPKLKFLDLDGGYIKKIAAFKAPNLKTLSLSHNQISSFARLSLPKLTYLSLKKNLLSQAPDLRGMTALETLNLSYNPIKSFANPKIPAYLKELYLNGTEITTLEKLSANFLEKLELKESNLTTINGSTLSLPRLKVLTAEEANLKTIKSLNLRSLEKLEVSNNFLTTLPANGLPSLKRLDASNNEIKALPDLYLPSLEYLHLEKNRLKKKPVVYTNNRWFDIYIDNQRP is encoded by the coding sequence ATGCGTTCGCGTAGTTTGGTGGCCATCGCTGCTACCACCGGTTTAGCAATCTCAGGTCTACTCCCCGCCCTTACCCCCATGGTTACTGGCGAAAACAACGTCCCTGCAGCCCAAGCAGCAACCAAAATCGTAGTTGCCTCAGCAAAACCACGTGGCGGCAAATTCGTTGACGTACCAGCAAACATGTTCCTCTCAGGAGAAATGGCCTGGCTAGCAGACAAAGGCATCTCCACCGGCTGGCCCGCAGGAAACAACCAACGCGCCTACCGCCCCCTAATCAACATCGAACGCCAAGCCATGGCAGCCTTCCTCTACCGCATGGCCGGCATCAAAAACTACCAAGCACCAGCCACCTCCAAATTCGCTGACGTACCAACCAACCACCCCTTCTACCAGCAAATCTCCTGGATGGCCTCAACTGGCATCACCACCGGCTGGGTACGAGATGGCAAACGCTACTTCAACCCAGACGGCCCAGTAAACCGCGACGCCATGGCCGCCTTCATCTACCGCTTCGCAGGCAAATACCCAGCCAAAGTATCCAAAGCAGTACGATCCGTAACCAAAAACTTCAACCCCTCAGGAAAAGTCTTCGCCGACGTCACCAAAGGCACCGACTTCGCAAAAGAAATGGAATGGCTACGCCGCACCCTAATCTCCACCGGCTGGCCAGGAAGCAACGGCAAACGCTACTACCGTCCAGTCACCCCAATCCACCGCGACGCCATGGCCGCCTTCCTCTACCGCCTACAAAACAACAAACTAGAGACCGCCCCAGCTGCCAAACCAAAGCCAGCTCCCGCCAAGCCGAAACCAGCACCGGCGAAACCAAAGCCAAAGCCAGCACCGGCGAAACCAAAGCCAAAGCCAGTAAAGCCGAAGCCGGTTTTCAAAAAGGGCAATCCAGATATTGGGGCAAAATGGATTTCGGATTCTTGCTCAACAATCACTCCAACCAAAATTGTCTGCGACGACTCAATGCCACTGAACGAGCACACGGCAGCGGCTTTCAACGAATACACTGATTTACAGGAACTCAGATTGACCTCACACGTTGAACATGATTCCTCAAAAGACTTCGTATTGAAACTGCCCAAACTTCAAAGCCTGGAGATTTATTCCGAGAAGGATGATTGGATCGCACGTCCTTTCCCGAACATCAATTATCTACCATCTCTTGAAACTCTCGACCTTTCGAACGCTGATGACTACGGTTATCGAGTAACAGAGGTTCCAGCGTTCAATGCCCCAAAGCTTAAATTCCTTGACCTAGATGGTGGCTACATCAAGAAAATTGCAGCATTTAAAGCGCCAAACCTTAAAACGCTCTCTTTGAGCCACAACCAGATCAGTAGTTTTGCCCGCCTAAGCTTGCCAAAATTAACTTACCTTTCGCTCAAAAAAAACCTACTCTCACAAGCACCAGATCTTCGCGGTATGACAGCACTAGAAACCCTTAATTTGTCGTACAACCCGATCAAATCGTTTGCAAACCCTAAAATTCCTGCATACCTCAAGGAACTATATTTAAACGGCACCGAAATAACCACGCTTGAAAAGCTTTCGGCCAACTTCCTAGAGAAACTAGAGCTAAAGGAAAGTAATCTGACAACAATCAATGGCTCAACTTTGTCACTACCTAGATTAAAAGTTCTTACAGCTGAGGAAGCTAATCTCAAGACCATCAAATCATTGAATTTGCGATCACTTGAAAAGTTAGAAGTCAGTAACAACTTCCTAACAACGCTTCCAGCTAACGGCCTCCCGTCGCTAAAAAGACTTGATGCTTCTAACAATGAGATCAAGGCCTTGCCTGATCTTTATCTACCATCGCTCGAGTATCTCCACCTAGAAAAGAATCGTTTAAAGAAGAAGCCAGTTGTTTACACAAACAATAGGTGGTTCGACATCTACATCGACAATCAACGTCCATGA
- a CDS encoding S-layer homology domain-containing protein yields MKNSKHLIALSAALALAGTCLPGLAPMTAQAAGRKVLPDLNTASEAQGVLDELNQLTRPMEKIIPTSGCEYPGVAAQPDREDFFTAWNLARKLLKFESVGQLPEDSPAWEDLQAASYSMTQAGQISHGLVPEEAFPCRTEGGARATNLGVLAFANMGFWTSDLSTPLQPLGNSSKHVLGLLGDTGDNNTIVGHRMQMLSPTLANSAVGITSWNTKNIEGNWNKLDQQSTAAALTLPSNAVNGEDWIDAYQSYKSMYNDNRPRPTYYSWPTAGYFPQKFLPGFDENEELQRWSLNVDTAKPTKPPYLSEVEVKVDQQAVFSDFTGQDTRNDITAQDHVADGTPQNHMGYPGLIGHVTTKQLNLESPLADDEVRTIMVKMPTTKGDFIYPVKIFNHLKTFKAPNIDLPAQLENTKLQVALQGTAGTKFKVYVKQTSADRGRPAGEWTMLTNVDPNQGWPMVTGYTPKANWKVDLAKFNVKEGDQVRIVAENDLGQQTKDTTIIKPKPKPKPVPKPAPKPKPVPVKPAPVKPAPKPVKPAPKPAPVKPAPKPAPKPAPKPVKPAPKPVKPAPKPVKPVPKPKPVPVKPTPVKPTPKPTPVKPTPKPVKPAPKPVKPAPKPVKPAPKPVKPVPKPKPVPVKPTPVKPTPKPVKPTPKPTPVKPTPKPVKPAPKPVKPAPKPVKPAPKPVKPVPKPKPVPVKPTPVKPTPKPVKPTPKPTPVKPTPKPVKPAPKPVKPAPKPNKPAPTNQCFPMKAEKAPKVKARLFKDVPLSEWLSPEVYWARANGITTGWADNTFRPLNGTKRQDMAAFLYRLAGKPAFKANETGFKDVPANHPFMKQIAWMKDSGISTGWADKTFRPNQMVTRDAMAAFLMRFAEKFPSVVSPEVQPAKLKLDGVKVPLKDVNVNGLHGKAMRWIWASGVSTGWADKTYRPLNNVNRDAMVAFIYRLLNNKAKPAC; encoded by the coding sequence ATGAAAAACAGCAAACATTTAATTGCTTTGAGTGCCGCCTTGGCGCTGGCAGGAACTTGCCTGCCCGGCTTGGCACCAATGACTGCCCAAGCGGCCGGGCGGAAGGTACTACCCGACCTCAATACTGCGAGCGAAGCACAGGGCGTGCTAGATGAACTCAACCAACTAACTCGCCCGATGGAAAAGATCATCCCAACTTCGGGCTGTGAATACCCAGGGGTTGCAGCCCAACCGGACCGAGAAGACTTTTTTACTGCCTGGAACTTGGCTCGAAAGTTGCTTAAGTTTGAGTCGGTGGGTCAGCTCCCCGAAGACAGTCCCGCTTGGGAAGACTTGCAGGCAGCGTCTTACTCGATGACCCAAGCTGGCCAGATCTCTCACGGCTTGGTTCCTGAGGAGGCTTTCCCTTGTCGCACCGAGGGCGGGGCCAGAGCCACCAACCTTGGGGTTCTTGCTTTTGCAAACATGGGTTTTTGGACCAGCGACCTGAGCACCCCGCTTCAACCGTTGGGTAACTCCTCAAAGCACGTTTTGGGTTTGCTTGGAGATACCGGCGATAACAACACTATCGTGGGTCACCGCATGCAGATGCTCTCGCCCACACTGGCAAATAGCGCTGTTGGTATCACTTCTTGGAATACCAAAAACATCGAAGGCAATTGGAATAAGTTAGACCAGCAGAGCACTGCGGCAGCATTGACGCTACCTAGCAACGCGGTTAATGGCGAAGACTGGATTGACGCCTACCAAAGCTACAAATCGATGTACAACGACAACCGGCCACGTCCCACTTACTACAGTTGGCCAACTGCAGGTTACTTCCCGCAAAAATTCTTGCCAGGTTTTGACGAAAATGAGGAACTTCAACGCTGGTCATTAAACGTAGACACCGCCAAACCAACCAAACCGCCCTACCTCAGTGAGGTAGAGGTAAAGGTTGACCAGCAGGCAGTATTCTCAGACTTTACTGGGCAAGACACCCGCAACGACATCACCGCCCAAGATCATGTAGCTGATGGCACCCCTCAAAACCATATGGGTTACCCTGGCTTGATTGGACATGTCACCACAAAACAGCTCAATCTGGAGTCACCACTTGCCGATGATGAAGTCCGAACAATCATGGTCAAAATGCCGACCACTAAGGGAGATTTCATCTACCCAGTGAAGATCTTCAACCACTTGAAGACTTTCAAAGCACCAAACATTGACCTGCCAGCTCAGTTGGAAAACACGAAGCTACAGGTTGCTTTGCAGGGCACCGCGGGCACCAAGTTTAAGGTTTATGTCAAGCAAACCTCTGCCGACCGAGGACGCCCTGCCGGTGAGTGGACAATGCTAACAAATGTTGATCCAAACCAGGGCTGGCCAATGGTTACCGGTTACACTCCGAAAGCAAACTGGAAGGTTGATCTGGCAAAGTTCAACGTGAAGGAAGGCGACCAAGTTCGGATTGTGGCTGAAAACGACCTCGGCCAGCAGACCAAAGACACCACAATTATCAAACCGAAGCCGAAGCCAAAGCCGGTTCCCAAGCCAGCGCCTAAGCCGAAGCCGGTTCCAGTTAAACCGGCACCGGTAAAGCCAGCACCCAAGCCAGTCAAACCGGCTCCAAAACCCGCACCGGTTAAGCCGGCACCAAAGCCGGCTCCCAAGCCCGCACCGAAACCGGTTAAGCCAGCACCAAAGCCAGTCAAGCCTGCACCGAAACCAGTCAAACCGGTTCCAAAGCCCAAGCCGGTACCGGTGAAGCCAACACCGGTCAAGCCCACGCCGAAACCTACTCCGGTTAAACCAACACCAAAGCCAGTCAAACCCGCACCAAAACCGGTAAAGCCGGCACCAAAGCCAGTCAAACCCGCACCGAAACCAGTCAAACCGGTTCCAAAGCCCAAGCCGGTACCGGTGAAGCCAACACCGGTCAAGCCCACGCCGAAACCGGTCAAGCCTACGCCAAAACCTACTCCAGTTAAACCAACACCAAAGCCAGTCAAACCCGCACCAAAACCGGTAAAGCCGGCACCAAAGCCAGTCAAACCCGCACCGAAACCAGTCAAACCGGTTCCAAAGCCCAAGCCGGTACCGGTGAAGCCAACACCGGTCAAGCCCACGCCGAAACCGGTCAAGCCTACGCCAAAACCTACTCCAGTTAAACCAACACCAAAGCCAGTCAAACCCGCACCAAAACCGGTAAAGCCGGCACCAAAGCCAAATAAACCAGCTCCTACTAATCAGTGCTTCCCGATGAAGGCAGAGAAGGCTCCTAAGGTTAAGGCTCGCTTGTTCAAAGACGTCCCACTTTCCGAGTGGTTGTCGCCTGAAGTTTACTGGGCACGGGCCAATGGCATCACCACTGGTTGGGCAGACAACACCTTCCGCCCACTAAACGGCACCAAGCGCCAAGATATGGCCGCGTTCCTTTACCGCCTAGCGGGCAAGCCAGCTTTCAAAGCAAATGAGACTGGCTTCAAGGATGTTCCAGCTAACCACCCATTCATGAAGCAGATCGCGTGGATGAAGGATTCTGGTATCTCGACCGGTTGGGCAGATAAGACCTTCCGTCCGAACCAAATGGTTACTCGCGACGCTATGGCTGCCTTCTTGATGCGCTTTGCTGAAAAGTTCCCAAGCGTTGTCTCCCCAGAAGTACAGCCAGCCAAACTTAAGCTTGATGGCGTTAAGGTTCCGCTTAAGGACGTTAACGTTAACGGCTTGCACGGCAAAGCAATGCGTTGGATCTGGGCCTCCGGTGTCTCCACCGGTTGGGCAGATAAGACCTACCGCCCATTAAATAATGTCAACCGTGACGCCATGGTGGCATTCATCTACCGCCTACTAAACAACAAGGCCAAGCCAGCCTGCTGA